One genomic region from Campylobacter concisus encodes:
- a CDS encoding amino acid ABC transporter permease, whose product MDFEFIEKFYPLYVKAGVLTCEIAFLGIVFSILIGIFCMAVKFYKLKFLSKVIDCYVELSRNTPLLIQLFFLYYGLPKLGVSMSGFACAVAGLSFLGGSYMSESFRLGFEAVRRSQIEAGLSIALSKNQLLRYVILPQAFSVAVPSISANIIFLLKETSIVSIVALADLVYVAKDLIGLYYKTDEALFMLVISYLIIILPVSLVLSYVEKRVRNARS is encoded by the coding sequence ATGGATTTTGAGTTTATTGAGAAATTTTATCCGCTTTATGTTAAGGCCGGAGTGCTTACCTGTGAGATCGCCTTTTTAGGGATCGTTTTTTCTATTTTGATCGGTATTTTTTGTATGGCTGTGAAATTTTACAAGCTAAAATTTCTATCAAAAGTAATTGATTGTTATGTCGAGCTCTCAAGAAATACGCCTCTTCTTATACAACTTTTCTTTTTATATTATGGCTTGCCAAAGCTTGGGGTGTCGATGAGCGGCTTTGCCTGTGCGGTTGCGGGACTTAGCTTTCTTGGAGGCAGCTATATGAGTGAGAGCTTTAGACTTGGCTTTGAGGCGGTTAGAAGGTCGCAGATAGAAGCAGGACTTAGCATCGCACTTAGCAAAAATCAGCTCCTAAGATATGTTATCTTGCCTCAAGCATTTAGCGTAGCGGTGCCAAGTATTAGTGCAAATATTATCTTTTTACTAAAAGAGACAAGCATCGTTAGCATCGTGGCACTTGCTGATCTAGTTTACGTCGCAAAGGATCTCATTGGGCTTTATTACAAAACAGACGAAGCGCTTTTTATGCTGGTTATTAGCTATCTCATCATCATCTTGCCAGTCTCGCTGGTGCTTAGCTATGTCGAAAAAAGGGTGAGAAATGCAAGGAGTTAG
- a CDS encoding amino acid ABC transporter permease translates to MQGVSILFDTQNLLRLFEGLVVSTEISFISIFISIIGGLVFGVLMSMKNKFIYFILKICLEIVRIMPQIVWLFLFYFGVSKAFDIHISAFTASLIVFSLWGIFEMMDIVRGAITSIPKHQFESAASLGLSKFQIYSHVIIPLATRRLVPGAVNLLSRMIKTTSIVVLIGVVEVVKVGQQIIERNVFTNPMAPFWIYTLIFFLYFVICYPVSKLSKQLEEKWS, encoded by the coding sequence ATGCAAGGAGTTAGTATATTATTTGATACGCAAAATTTACTAAGGCTCTTTGAAGGTCTAGTTGTTAGCACAGAAATTTCATTTATCTCTATTTTTATCTCTATAATCGGTGGCTTAGTGTTTGGCGTGCTTATGAGCATGAAAAACAAATTTATCTATTTTATTTTAAAAATTTGCCTAGAAATCGTTCGCATAATGCCTCAGATCGTTTGGCTATTTTTATTTTATTTTGGTGTCAGTAAGGCGTTTGATATTCACATTTCAGCATTTACAGCCTCACTCATCGTCTTTAGCTTGTGGGGAATTTTTGAAATGATGGACATCGTGCGTGGCGCAATAACATCAATACCAAAACATCAATTTGAATCAGCCGCCTCACTTGGGCTTAGTAAATTTCAAATTTACTCTCACGTCATCATCCCACTAGCCACGAGAAGGCTAGTGCCTGGGGCTGTAAATTTACTAAGCCGTATGATAAAAACGACCTCTATAGTCGTGCTAATTGGCGTTGTAGAGGTGGTCAAAGTCGGTCAGCAGATCATCGAGCGAAATGTATTTACAAATCCTATGGCACCATTTTGGATATACACGCTCATATTCTTTTTATATTTTGTGATCTGCTATCCAGTCTCAAAACTATCAAAACAACTAGAAGAAAAATGGAGCTAA
- a CDS encoding amino acid ABC transporter ATP-binding protein codes for MSENILELKKINKFYGELHALKDINLEVKSGEVVVLLGPSGCGKSTTLRCINGLESIASGEIIIDGEVIDAKFNDWQRIRQKVGMVFQSYELFDHMNVIDNVLLGPLKVQKRDRVEAEKTADMWLSKVGLLDKKFAYPKELSGGQKQRIAIVRSLCLNPEIMLFDEVTAALDPEIVREVLDVILNLAKDGMTMLIVTHEMSFARAVANKIVFMDAGAIVEISEPEEFFTNPKSDRAKKFLNLFSF; via the coding sequence ATGAGCGAAAACATATTAGAACTTAAAAAAATAAACAAATTTTATGGAGAGCTTCACGCCTTAAAGGATATAAATTTAGAGGTAAAAAGCGGTGAAGTGGTCGTGCTTCTTGGCCCATCAGGCTGTGGCAAAAGCACAACTCTTAGATGTATAAACGGCCTTGAGAGCATCGCTAGCGGTGAGATAATAATCGATGGTGAAGTGATTGATGCTAAATTTAATGATTGGCAAAGGATCCGCCAAAAAGTCGGCATGGTCTTTCAAAGCTACGAGCTGTTTGATCACATGAACGTCATAGATAATGTCCTTCTTGGGCCTTTAAAGGTGCAAAAAAGAGATAGAGTTGAGGCTGAAAAGACCGCTGATATGTGGTTAAGCAAGGTTGGACTTCTTGATAAGAAATTTGCCTATCCAAAGGAGCTAAGTGGCGGCCAAAAGCAGCGTATAGCCATTGTTAGAAGCCTGTGTTTAAACCCTGAGATCATGCTATTTGATGAGGTTACGGCTGCGCTTGATCCTGAGATCGTTAGAGAAGTGCTTGATGTGATACTAAATTTAGCCAAAGATGGCATGACGATGCTAATAGTCACCCACGAGATGAGCTTTGCAAGGGCGGTTGCAAATAAGATCGTATTTATGGACGCTGGAGCGATCGTGGAGATCAGCGAGCCGGAGGAATTTTTTACCAACCCAAAGAGCGACCGCGCGAAGAAATTTCTAAATTTATTCTCGTTTTAG
- a CDS encoding cysteine ABC transporter substrate-binding protein, translating to MRKFKFFLLALIATVFLTGCGNDKGADTAKAASNEADAIAKIKERGYVRIGVFSDKPPFGYVDKDGKNQGYDIYFAKRIAKDLLGDESKVKFELVEAAGRVEVLVADKVDITLANFTKTPERAQVVDFALPYMKVSLGIVSPEGAVIKSIDELKDKTLIVNKGTTADAFFTKNYPDIKLAKYDQNTETFAALVDKRGAALAHDNALLFAWAKETPGFVVGVEALGDVDVIAPAVKKGNKVLLDWLNNEIIELGKENFFHKDYDATLKPIYGDSVNPESLVVEGGKL from the coding sequence GTGAGAAAATTTAAATTTTTCTTATTAGCATTAATCGCTACCGTCTTTCTAACGGGTTGTGGTAATGACAAAGGTGCCGACACGGCAAAAGCTGCTTCAAACGAAGCTGATGCGATCGCAAAGATCAAAGAGCGCGGATATGTAAGAATTGGTGTTTTTAGCGACAAACCACCATTTGGCTATGTCGATAAAGACGGCAAAAATCAAGGCTATGATATTTACTTTGCAAAACGTATCGCAAAAGACCTACTAGGCGATGAAAGTAAGGTAAAATTTGAGCTAGTCGAGGCTGCTGGTAGAGTTGAAGTTTTAGTAGCTGATAAAGTAGATATCACGCTTGCAAATTTTACAAAAACACCTGAGCGTGCACAAGTTGTTGATTTTGCACTTCCATACATGAAGGTTTCGCTTGGCATAGTAAGCCCTGAAGGTGCAGTGATAAAGAGCATCGATGAGCTAAAAGACAAAACCCTAATCGTAAATAAGGGCACAACCGCAGACGCGTTTTTTACAAAAAATTATCCTGATATTAAGCTTGCAAAATACGACCAAAATACTGAAACATTTGCAGCTTTGGTTGATAAAAGAGGTGCTGCACTAGCGCATGATAACGCCCTACTTTTTGCCTGGGCGAAAGAGACTCCAGGTTTTGTCGTAGGCGTTGAAGCACTTGGTGATGTGGACGTGATAGCTCCAGCTGTTAAAAAAGGTAACAAAGTTTTACTTGATTGGCTAAACAATGAGATCATTGAGCTTGGAAAAGAAAATTTCTTCCACAAAGACTATGATGCTACACTAAAACCGATCTATGGCGATAGCGTAAATCCAGAATCTCTCGTCGTTGAAGGCGGCAAACTATAA
- a CDS encoding GNVR domain-containing protein: MVGVELENMQAEKDILVNDKLPSLQRELVNLQTEELNKLLDQRSLIELALEPYNYQNTQIVSDIVISNKPVKPKKVIIIAIAFLSGLMLSVFGVLVYDSIKNRKINGRVKYPPKFL, encoded by the coding sequence TTGGTTGGCGTAGAGCTAGAAAATATGCAGGCGGAAAAAGATATCTTAGTTAATGATAAATTACCGTCCTTACAAAGAGAATTAGTAAATTTGCAAACCGAGGAATTAAATAAGCTTTTAGATCAAAGATCTCTCATAGAGCTTGCATTAGAGCCCTATAATTACCAAAATACGCAGATAGTTTCCGATATAGTTATCTCAAATAAACCAGTTAAACCTAAAAAGGTAATCATAATTGCAATTGCATTTTTGTCGGGTTTGATGCTGTCCGTATTCGGGGTTTTGGTTTACGATTCAATAAAAAATAGAAAGATAAACGGGAGGGTTAAGTACCCTCCAAAATTTTTATAG